The following are encoded together in the Bubalus bubalis isolate 160015118507 breed Murrah chromosome 14, NDDB_SH_1, whole genome shotgun sequence genome:
- the ZNF512B gene encoding zinc finger protein 512B isoform X2 — translation MTDPFCVGGGRRVPGSSRSGPGKDGSRNEVRLPVLHEPPKLGLPVVRAGQTVPSQAALCFDLESPAGDRTEGKKKGRPKAENQALRDIPLSLMNQWKDEFKAHSRVKCPNAGCWLEFPSIYGLKYHYQRCQGGAISERLTFPCPFCEAAFTSKTQLEKHRIWNHMDRPLPAPKPGPVSRPVTVSRPVGVSKPIGVSKPVTISKPIGISKPVTVSRPVPVSKPVTVSRPVPVTKPVTISRPVPVTKAVPVTRPIQVNKSIPVTKSVPIAKPVTVNKPVPVTKPVTINKSVPMTKLVTVTKPVPVAKPVTVSRPIVVSKPVTVSRPIAISRHTPPCKVVLLTKSENKAPRAAGRSSGKKRTADGLDACPIPPKHARPENGEYGPATPEQSSAFQLSTDPSSSPLSLGRPSGGKEVPRAPGPGSPPEEGAERVKHRRKQKTPKKFTGEQPSISGTFGLKGLAKAEDKARIHRAKKQEGPGPEDTRKKGPAPTSAVSKEVPAPMTHPAPGGPEEQWQRAIHERGEAVCPTCNVVTRKTLVGLKKHMEVCQKLQDALKCQHCRKQFKSKAGLNYHTMAEHSTKPSDAEASEGSEQEERERLRKVLKQMGRLRCPQEGCGAAFSSLMGYQYHQRRCGKPPCEVETPSFPCTHCGKPYRSKAGHDYHVRSEHTAPPPEEPSDKAPEAEDPLGVERTPSGRIRRTSAQVAVFHLQEIAEDELARDWTKRRMKDDLVPETARLNYTRPGLPVLNPELLEAWKNEVKEKGHVNCPNDCCEAIYSSVSGLKAHLASCSKGDHLVGKYCCLLCPKEFSSESGVKYHILKTHAENWFRTSADPPPRHKGVDSPVPRKEKSPASGKKRGRKPKERPSEEPAPGTPPRQDDWPPAGRDKGARGSTGRKVGAGKAPEK, via the exons ATGACCGATCCCTTTTGTGTTGGAGGAGGCCGCCGGGTCCCAGGATCCAGCAGGAGTGGGCCTGGGAAGGATGGCAGCCGGAACGAGGTCCGACTTCCTGTGCTCCATGAGCCCCCAAAGCTGG GGCTGCCAGTGGTCCGGGCTGGGCAGACGGTGCCCAGCCAGGCCGCACTCTGCTTTGACCTGGAAAGTCCAGCTGGCGACAGGAcggaagggaagaaaaaggggCGTCCAAAAGCTGAGAATCAGGCACTCCGAGACATTCCC CTCTCCCTGATGAACCAATGGAAAGACGAGTTCAAGGCGCACTCAAGGGTAAAGTGTCCAAATGCTGGGTGCTGGCTGGAATTCCCCAGCATCTACGGGCTCAAGTACCACTACCAGCGGTGCCAAGGG GGTGCCATCTCAGAAAGGCTGACCTTTCCCTGCCCCTTCTGTGAGGCTGCATTCACCTCCAAGACCCAGCTGGAGAAGCACCGGATTTGGAACCACATGGACCGACCCCTGCCTGCCCCCAAGCCTGGGCCAGTCAGCCGGCCAGTCACTGTCAGTCGGCCGGTTGGGGTTAGCAAGCCCATTGGAGTAAGCAAACCTGTCACCATCAGCAAGCCCATTGGCATCAGCAAGCCAGTGACAGTCAGCCGGCCCGTGCCAGTCTCCAAACCAGTGACGGTCAGCCGACCCGTGCCAGTCACCAAACCAGTGACGATCAGCAGGCCCGTGCCAGTCACTAAAGCTGTCCCGGTCACTAGGCCCATACAAGTCAACAAGTCTATACCAGTCACCAAATCTGTACCAATTGCCAAGCCAGTGACAGTCAACAAACCGGTGCCAGTCACCAAACCAGTGACTATCAACAAGTCGGTGCCGATGACAAAGCTTGTAACAGTTACAAAACCCGTGCCAGTTGCGAAGCCGGTGACGGTCAGCAGGCCCATCGTGGTCAGTAAGCCAGTGACGGTCAGCAGGCCCATTGCCATCAGCAGACACACGCCACCTTGCAAGGTGGTGCTGCTGACCAAGTCTGAGAACAAAGCTCCTCGGGCTGCAGGGAGGAGCAGCGGTAAGAAAAG GACTGCAGATGGCCTGGACGCCTGCCCCATCCCGCCCAAGCATGCGAGGCCAGAGAACGGAGAGTACGGCCCGGCCACTCCGGAGCAGAGCTCGGCCTTCCAGCTGAGCACAGACCCCAGCAGCAGCCCCCTTTCTCTGGGCAGGCCCTCAGGGGGCAAGGAGGTGCCGAGGGCTCCAGGCCCCGGGTCCCCGCCTGAGGAGGGTGCAGAGCGCGTAAAGCACA gaaggaaacagaaaacaccCAAGAAGTTTACGGGTGAGCAGCCGTCCATCTCAGGGACTTTTGGACTCAAAG GACTGGCCAAGGCAGAAGACAAAGCCCGCATCCATCGGGCCAAGAAGCAGGAGGGCCCAGGCCCTGAAGACACGCGGAAAAAGGGGCCAGCCCCCACCAGCGCTGTCAGCAAGGAGGTGCCAGCTCCTATGACCCACCCAGCCCCAG GTGGCCCCGAGGAGCAGTGGCAACGGGCCATCCACGAACGGGGGGAGGCTGTCTGCCCCACCTGCAATGTGGTCACCCGCAAGACCCTCGTGGGGCTTAAGAAGCACATGGAAGTGTGTCAGAAG CTGCAGGATGCACTGAAGTGTCAGCACTGCCGGAAGCAGTTCAAGTCCAAGGCCGGCCTCAACTACCACACCATGGCTGAGCACAGCACCAAG CCCTCTGATGCCGAGGCCTCGGAGGGGAGTGAGCAGGAGGAGCGGGAGCGGCTGCGAAAGGTGCTGAAGCAGATGGGCCGATTGCGCTGCCCGCAAGAG GGCTGCGGGGCCGCCTTCTCTAGTCTCATGGGCTACCAGTACCATCAGCGACGCTGTGGAAAGCCGCCCTGCGAAGTGGAGACCCCGTCCTTCCCCTGCACCCACTGTGGCAAGCCCTACCGCTCCAAAGCAGGCCATGACTACCACGTGCGCTCAGAGCACACAGCCCCG CCCCCTGAGGAGCCCTCCGACAAGGCCCCTGAGGCTGAGGACCCACTGGGTGTGGAGCGGACTCCCAGCGGCCGTATCCGCCGCACGTCGGCCCAGGTCGCTGTGTTCCACCTGCAGGAGATCGCAGAGGACGAGCTGGCCCGAGACTGGACCAAGCGGCGGATGAAGGATGACCTGGTGCCTGAGACTGCACGG CTCAACTACACGCGGCCAGGCCTTCCCGTGCTGAACCCCGAGCTGCTGGAGGCATGGAAGAATGAGGTCAAGGAGAAAGGCCACGTCAACTGCCCCAATGAT tgcTGTGAAGCCATCTACTCCAGCGTGTCCGGCCTCAAGGCCCACCTGGCCAGCTGCAGCAAG GGGGATCACCTGGTGGGGAAGTACTGCTGTCTGCTGTGTCCCAAGGAATTCAGCTCCGAGAGCGGCGTCAAGTACCACATCCTCAAGACCCATGCGGAG AACTGGTTCCGCACTTCGGCAGACCCGCCTCCCAGACACAAGGGCGTGGACTCCCCTGTGCCCAGGAAAGAGAAGAGTCCAGCCAGTGGGAAGAAGCGGGGCCGCAAGCCCAAAGAGCGGCCCTCCGAGGAGCCGGCCCCCGGGACGCCTCCCCGCCAAGACGACTGGCCCCCAGCAGGCAGAGACAAGGGGGCCCGGGGCTCCACTGGCCGGAAGGTGGGAGCCGGCAAGGCACCTGAGAAGTGA
- the SAMD10 gene encoding sterile alpha motif domain-containing protein 10 isoform X1 → MGAPADAWTPCSCTEVTRSWIHAQVRTASPCPGSRPPRSQIRAPPTPLGAPGARPALRAQRQVPRRADSPGAGTGSGAGPAGAGRRRAFPAGHTGRPAPGEGRVHRRGTRGPHVHGAENQAEPPARPCRGCARRLRGASGCGWYPYSAATAHFNFCRTLLDHTVSAENIPCPLPRTPGTSLTWHDSRSQRAAGGRPVKLLQQPGTEAPQGRLYSDHYGLYHTSPSLGGLTRPVVLWSQQDVCKWLKKHCPHNYLVYVEAFSQHAITGRALLRLNAEKLQRMGLAQEAQRQEVLQQLLHLQVREEGRSLQLLSQASFGNMS, encoded by the exons ATGG GTGCTCCTGCGGACGCCTGGACGCCGTGCAGCTGCACAGAAGTCACTCGTTCTTGGATTCATGCCCAGGTGCGCACGGCCTCCCCTTGCCCTGGCAGCCGCCCTCCGCGCTCGCAGATCCGCGCGCCGCCGACACCCCTCGGAGCTCCCGGAGCGCGCCCGGCTCTCAGGGCTCAGCGGCAGGTGCCTCGCCGCGCAGACTCGCCGGGCGCGGGGACCGGCTCAGGCGCGGGGCCGGCTGGGGCGGGGCGGCGGCGCGCGTTCCCCGCCGGCCACACGGGCCGCCCTGCGCCCGGCGAGGGGCGTGTGCACCGGCGGGGCACTCGCGGGCCCCATGTTCACGGAGCTGAGAACCAAGCCGAGCCCCCCGCGAGGCCGTGCCGGGGCTGTGCGCGCCGGCTTCGGGGAGCGTCGGGATGTGGATG GTACCCCTACTCTGCAGCCACTGCCCACTTCAACTTCTGCCGGACCCTCCTGGATCACACGGTGTCGGCCGAGAAcatcccctgccccctgcctcgGACACCAGGTACCAGCCTCACGTGGCATGACTCCCGAAGTCAGAGGGCAGCTGGCGGCCGGCCAGTCAAGCTCCTGCAGCAGCCTGGCACCGAGGCCCCCCAG gGCCGGCTGTACTCTGACCACTATGGCCTATACCACACGAGTCCGTCCCTGGGTGGCCTGACGAGGCCCGTGGTCTTGTGGAGTCAGCAGGACGTCTGCAAGTGGCTCAAGAAGCACTGTCCCCACAACTACCTCGTCTATGTGGAGGCCTTCTCTCAGCACGCCATCACTG gccgGGCGCTGCTGCGGCTGAACGCAGAGAAGCTGCAGCGGATGGGGCTGGCACAGGAGGCGCAGCGGCAGGAGGtactgcagcagctgctgcaccTGCAGGTGCGCGAGGAGGGGCGGAGCCTGCAGCTGCTCAGCCAAG CTTCCTTCGGAAACATGTCCTAG
- the SAMD10 gene encoding sterile alpha motif domain-containing protein 10 isoform X2, with product MGAPADAWTPCSCTEVTRSWIHAQVRTASPCPGSRPPRSQIRAPPTPLGAPGARPALRAQRQVPRRADSPGAGTGSGAGPAGAGRRRAFPAGHTGRPAPGEGRVHRRGTRGPHVHGAENQAEPPARPCRGCARRLRGASGCGWYPYSAATAHFNFCRTLLDHTVSAENIPCPLPRTPGTSLTWHDSRSQRAAGGRPVKLLQQPGTEAPQGRLYSDHYGLYHTSPSLGGLTRPVVLWSQQDVCKWLKKHCPHNYLVYVEAFSQHAITGRALLRLNAEKLQRMGLAQEAQRQEVLQQLLHLQVREEGRSLQLLSQAAA from the exons ATGG GTGCTCCTGCGGACGCCTGGACGCCGTGCAGCTGCACAGAAGTCACTCGTTCTTGGATTCATGCCCAGGTGCGCACGGCCTCCCCTTGCCCTGGCAGCCGCCCTCCGCGCTCGCAGATCCGCGCGCCGCCGACACCCCTCGGAGCTCCCGGAGCGCGCCCGGCTCTCAGGGCTCAGCGGCAGGTGCCTCGCCGCGCAGACTCGCCGGGCGCGGGGACCGGCTCAGGCGCGGGGCCGGCTGGGGCGGGGCGGCGGCGCGCGTTCCCCGCCGGCCACACGGGCCGCCCTGCGCCCGGCGAGGGGCGTGTGCACCGGCGGGGCACTCGCGGGCCCCATGTTCACGGAGCTGAGAACCAAGCCGAGCCCCCCGCGAGGCCGTGCCGGGGCTGTGCGCGCCGGCTTCGGGGAGCGTCGGGATGTGGATG GTACCCCTACTCTGCAGCCACTGCCCACTTCAACTTCTGCCGGACCCTCCTGGATCACACGGTGTCGGCCGAGAAcatcccctgccccctgcctcgGACACCAGGTACCAGCCTCACGTGGCATGACTCCCGAAGTCAGAGGGCAGCTGGCGGCCGGCCAGTCAAGCTCCTGCAGCAGCCTGGCACCGAGGCCCCCCAG gGCCGGCTGTACTCTGACCACTATGGCCTATACCACACGAGTCCGTCCCTGGGTGGCCTGACGAGGCCCGTGGTCTTGTGGAGTCAGCAGGACGTCTGCAAGTGGCTCAAGAAGCACTGTCCCCACAACTACCTCGTCTATGTGGAGGCCTTCTCTCAGCACGCCATCACTG gccgGGCGCTGCTGCGGCTGAACGCAGAGAAGCTGCAGCGGATGGGGCTGGCACAGGAGGCGCAGCGGCAGGAGGtactgcagcagctgctgcaccTGCAGGTGCGCGAGGAGGGGCGGAGCCTGCAGCTGCTCAGCCAAG CTGCTGCCTAG
- the ZNF512B gene encoding zinc finger protein 512B isoform X1, whose translation MTDPFCVGGGRRVPGSSRSGPGKDGSRNEVRLPVLHEPPKLGLPVVRAGQTVPSQAALCFDLESPAGDRTEGKKKGRPKAENQALRDIPLSLMNQWKDEFKAHSRVKCPNAGCWLEFPSIYGLKYHYQRCQGGAISERLTFPCPFCEAAFTSKTQLEKHRIWNHMDRPLPAPKPGPVSRPVTVSRPVGVSKPIGVSKPVTISKPIGISKPVTVSRPVPVSKPVTVSRPVPVTKPVTISRPVPVTKAVPVTRPIQVNKSIPVTKSVPIAKPVTVNKPVPVTKPVTINKSVPMTKLVTVTKPVPVAKPVTVSRPIVVSKPVTVSRPIAISRHTPPCKVVLLTKSENKAPRAAGRSSGKKRTADGLDACPIPPKHARPENGEYGPATPEQSSAFQLSTDPSSSPLSLGRPSGGKEVPRAPGPGSPPEEGAERVKHRRKQKTPKKFTGEQPSISGTFGLKGLAKAEDKARIHRAKKQEGPGPEDTRKKGPAPTSAVSKEVPAPMTHPAPGGPEEQWQRAIHERGEAVCPTCNVVTRKTLVGLKKHMEVCQKLQDALKCQHCRKQFKSKAGLNYHTMAEHSTKPSDAEASEGSEQEERERLRKVLKQMGRLRCPQEGCGAAFSSLMGYQYHQRRCGKPPCEVETPSFPCTHCGKPYRSKAGHDYHVRSEHTAPPPEEPSDKAPEAEDPLGVERTPSGRIRRTSAQVAVFHLQEIAEDELARDWTKRRMKDDLVPETARLNYTRPGLPVLNPELLEAWKNEVKEKGHVNCPNDCCEAIYSSVSGLKAHLASCSKGDHLVGKYCCLLCPKEFSSESGVKYHILKTHAEHPRPQGLHCCFFPQNWFRTSADPPPRHKGVDSPVPRKEKSPASGKKRGRKPKERPSEEPAPGTPPRQDDWPPAGRDKGARGSTGRKVGAGKAPEK comes from the exons ATGACCGATCCCTTTTGTGTTGGAGGAGGCCGCCGGGTCCCAGGATCCAGCAGGAGTGGGCCTGGGAAGGATGGCAGCCGGAACGAGGTCCGACTTCCTGTGCTCCATGAGCCCCCAAAGCTGG GGCTGCCAGTGGTCCGGGCTGGGCAGACGGTGCCCAGCCAGGCCGCACTCTGCTTTGACCTGGAAAGTCCAGCTGGCGACAGGAcggaagggaagaaaaaggggCGTCCAAAAGCTGAGAATCAGGCACTCCGAGACATTCCC CTCTCCCTGATGAACCAATGGAAAGACGAGTTCAAGGCGCACTCAAGGGTAAAGTGTCCAAATGCTGGGTGCTGGCTGGAATTCCCCAGCATCTACGGGCTCAAGTACCACTACCAGCGGTGCCAAGGG GGTGCCATCTCAGAAAGGCTGACCTTTCCCTGCCCCTTCTGTGAGGCTGCATTCACCTCCAAGACCCAGCTGGAGAAGCACCGGATTTGGAACCACATGGACCGACCCCTGCCTGCCCCCAAGCCTGGGCCAGTCAGCCGGCCAGTCACTGTCAGTCGGCCGGTTGGGGTTAGCAAGCCCATTGGAGTAAGCAAACCTGTCACCATCAGCAAGCCCATTGGCATCAGCAAGCCAGTGACAGTCAGCCGGCCCGTGCCAGTCTCCAAACCAGTGACGGTCAGCCGACCCGTGCCAGTCACCAAACCAGTGACGATCAGCAGGCCCGTGCCAGTCACTAAAGCTGTCCCGGTCACTAGGCCCATACAAGTCAACAAGTCTATACCAGTCACCAAATCTGTACCAATTGCCAAGCCAGTGACAGTCAACAAACCGGTGCCAGTCACCAAACCAGTGACTATCAACAAGTCGGTGCCGATGACAAAGCTTGTAACAGTTACAAAACCCGTGCCAGTTGCGAAGCCGGTGACGGTCAGCAGGCCCATCGTGGTCAGTAAGCCAGTGACGGTCAGCAGGCCCATTGCCATCAGCAGACACACGCCACCTTGCAAGGTGGTGCTGCTGACCAAGTCTGAGAACAAAGCTCCTCGGGCTGCAGGGAGGAGCAGCGGTAAGAAAAG GACTGCAGATGGCCTGGACGCCTGCCCCATCCCGCCCAAGCATGCGAGGCCAGAGAACGGAGAGTACGGCCCGGCCACTCCGGAGCAGAGCTCGGCCTTCCAGCTGAGCACAGACCCCAGCAGCAGCCCCCTTTCTCTGGGCAGGCCCTCAGGGGGCAAGGAGGTGCCGAGGGCTCCAGGCCCCGGGTCCCCGCCTGAGGAGGGTGCAGAGCGCGTAAAGCACA gaaggaaacagaaaacaccCAAGAAGTTTACGGGTGAGCAGCCGTCCATCTCAGGGACTTTTGGACTCAAAG GACTGGCCAAGGCAGAAGACAAAGCCCGCATCCATCGGGCCAAGAAGCAGGAGGGCCCAGGCCCTGAAGACACGCGGAAAAAGGGGCCAGCCCCCACCAGCGCTGTCAGCAAGGAGGTGCCAGCTCCTATGACCCACCCAGCCCCAG GTGGCCCCGAGGAGCAGTGGCAACGGGCCATCCACGAACGGGGGGAGGCTGTCTGCCCCACCTGCAATGTGGTCACCCGCAAGACCCTCGTGGGGCTTAAGAAGCACATGGAAGTGTGTCAGAAG CTGCAGGATGCACTGAAGTGTCAGCACTGCCGGAAGCAGTTCAAGTCCAAGGCCGGCCTCAACTACCACACCATGGCTGAGCACAGCACCAAG CCCTCTGATGCCGAGGCCTCGGAGGGGAGTGAGCAGGAGGAGCGGGAGCGGCTGCGAAAGGTGCTGAAGCAGATGGGCCGATTGCGCTGCCCGCAAGAG GGCTGCGGGGCCGCCTTCTCTAGTCTCATGGGCTACCAGTACCATCAGCGACGCTGTGGAAAGCCGCCCTGCGAAGTGGAGACCCCGTCCTTCCCCTGCACCCACTGTGGCAAGCCCTACCGCTCCAAAGCAGGCCATGACTACCACGTGCGCTCAGAGCACACAGCCCCG CCCCCTGAGGAGCCCTCCGACAAGGCCCCTGAGGCTGAGGACCCACTGGGTGTGGAGCGGACTCCCAGCGGCCGTATCCGCCGCACGTCGGCCCAGGTCGCTGTGTTCCACCTGCAGGAGATCGCAGAGGACGAGCTGGCCCGAGACTGGACCAAGCGGCGGATGAAGGATGACCTGGTGCCTGAGACTGCACGG CTCAACTACACGCGGCCAGGCCTTCCCGTGCTGAACCCCGAGCTGCTGGAGGCATGGAAGAATGAGGTCAAGGAGAAAGGCCACGTCAACTGCCCCAATGAT tgcTGTGAAGCCATCTACTCCAGCGTGTCCGGCCTCAAGGCCCACCTGGCCAGCTGCAGCAAG GGGGATCACCTGGTGGGGAAGTACTGCTGTCTGCTGTGTCCCAAGGAATTCAGCTCCGAGAGCGGCGTCAAGTACCACATCCTCAAGACCCATGCGGAG CATCCCAGACCCCAGGGTCTCCACTGCTGCTTCTTTCCTCAGAACTGGTTCCGCACTTCGGCAGACCCGCCTCCCAGACACAAGGGCGTGGACTCCCCTGTGCCCAGGAAAGAGAAGAGTCCAGCCAGTGGGAAGAAGCGGGGCCGCAAGCCCAAAGAGCGGCCCTCCGAGGAGCCGGCCCCCGGGACGCCTCCCCGCCAAGACGACTGGCCCCCAGCAGGCAGAGACAAGGGGGCCCGGGGCTCCACTGGCCGGAAGGTGGGAGCCGGCAAGGCACCTGAGAAGTGA
- the SAMD10 gene encoding sterile alpha motif domain-containing protein 10 isoform X3, with the protein MPRCARPPLALAAALRARRSARRRHPSELPERARLSGLSGRCLAAQTRRARGPAQARGRLGRGGGARSPPATRAALRPARGVCTGGALAGPMFTELRTKPSPPRGRAGAVRAGFGERRDVDATAHFNFCRTLLDHTVSAENIPCPLPRTPGTSLTWHDSRSQRAAGGRPVKLLQQPGTEAPQGRLYSDHYGLYHTSPSLGGLTRPVVLWSQQDVCKWLKKHCPHNYLVYVEAFSQHAITGRALLRLNAEKLQRMGLAQEAQRQEVLQQLLHLQVREEGRSLQLLSQASFGNMS; encoded by the exons ATGCCCAGGTGCGCACGGCCTCCCCTTGCCCTGGCAGCCGCCCTCCGCGCTCGCAGATCCGCGCGCCGCCGACACCCCTCGGAGCTCCCGGAGCGCGCCCGGCTCTCAGGGCTCAGCGGCAGGTGCCTCGCCGCGCAGACTCGCCGGGCGCGGGGACCGGCTCAGGCGCGGGGCCGGCTGGGGCGGGGCGGCGGCGCGCGTTCCCCGCCGGCCACACGGGCCGCCCTGCGCCCGGCGAGGGGCGTGTGCACCGGCGGGGCACTCGCGGGCCCCATGTTCACGGAGCTGAGAACCAAGCCGAGCCCCCCGCGAGGCCGTGCCGGGGCTGTGCGCGCCGGCTTCGGGGAGCGTCGGGATGTGGATG CCACTGCCCACTTCAACTTCTGCCGGACCCTCCTGGATCACACGGTGTCGGCCGAGAAcatcccctgccccctgcctcgGACACCAGGTACCAGCCTCACGTGGCATGACTCCCGAAGTCAGAGGGCAGCTGGCGGCCGGCCAGTCAAGCTCCTGCAGCAGCCTGGCACCGAGGCCCCCCAG gGCCGGCTGTACTCTGACCACTATGGCCTATACCACACGAGTCCGTCCCTGGGTGGCCTGACGAGGCCCGTGGTCTTGTGGAGTCAGCAGGACGTCTGCAAGTGGCTCAAGAAGCACTGTCCCCACAACTACCTCGTCTATGTGGAGGCCTTCTCTCAGCACGCCATCACTG gccgGGCGCTGCTGCGGCTGAACGCAGAGAAGCTGCAGCGGATGGGGCTGGCACAGGAGGCGCAGCGGCAGGAGGtactgcagcagctgctgcaccTGCAGGTGCGCGAGGAGGGGCGGAGCCTGCAGCTGCTCAGCCAAG CTTCCTTCGGAAACATGTCCTAG